Proteins encoded by one window of Sciurus carolinensis chromosome 12, mSciCar1.2, whole genome shotgun sequence:
- the Otud1 gene encoding OTU domain-containing protein 1 translates to MQLYSSVCTHYPAGGPGPTAAAPAPPAAAAPFKVSLQPPGPASGAPEPETGECQTAAAAEPREAVAAPAAKMPAFSSCFEMVSGAAAPASAAPAGPAGASCKPPLPPHYTSTAQITVRALGADRLLLHGPEPGSGAAASANPRGRCLLLAPAPGAPVPPRRGSSAWLLEELLRPDCPEPAGLDAAREGPDRNFRLSEHRQALAAAKHRGPAPPPGSPEPSPSPWGEEHRAERIPRGWERGGDRSDSPGVDAARRLDPEAEAPPARSSEATQSSAAETVVVSRSDPRDEKLAQYLAEVEKQDKYLRQRNKYRFHIIPDGNCLYRAVSKTVYGDQSLHRELREQTVHYIADHLEHFSPLIEGDVGEFIIAAAQDGAWAGYPELLAMGQMLNVNIHLTTGGRLESPTVSTMIHYLGPEDSLRPSIWLSWLSNGHYDAVFDHSYPNPEYDNWCKQTQVQRKRDEELAKSMAISLSKMYIEQNACS, encoded by the coding sequence ATGCAGCTCTACAGCAGCGTCTGCACTCACTACCCTGCTGGGGGACCGGGTCCCACGGCCGCAGCTCCCGCGCCGCCTGCCGCCGCCGCCCCCTTCAAGGTCTCCCTTCAGCCGCCGGGACCCGCCAGCGGCGCGCCGGAGCCCGAGACCGGTGAGTGCCAGACCGCCGCGGCCGCCGAGCCCCGGGAAGCCGTCGCCGCCCCCGCCGCCAAGATGCCCGCCTTCTCCTCCTGCTTCGAGATGGTGTCCGGGGCCGCCGCCCCCGCCTCAGCCGCTCCCGCCGGCCCGGCGGGCGCGTCCTGCaagccgccgctgccgccgcacTACACGTCCACGGCGCAGATCACCGTGCGGGCTCTGGGCGCCGACAGGCTCCTGCTGCACGGGCCCGAACCCGGCTCCGGCGCCGCGGCCAGCGCCAACCCGCGCGGCCGCTGCCTCCTGCTGGCTCCGGCTCCAGGGGCCCCGGTGCCGCCGCGGCGGGGCTCCTCGGCCTGGCTCCTGGAGGAGCTGCTGAGACCCGACTGTCCCGAGCCCGCGGGACTGGACGCGGCCCGCGAGGGACCCGACAGAAACTTCCGACTGAGCGAGCACCGGCAGGCCCTGGCCGCCGCCAAGCACCGAGGCCCTGCGCCGCCCCCGGGGAGCCCGGAGCCTAGCCCCAGCCCGTGGGGCGAGGAACACCGGGCGGAGAGGATTCCCCGGGGATGGGAGAGGGGCGGCGACCGCAGCGACTCTCCCGGCGTCGACGCGGCGCGACGGCTCGACCCGGAGGCCGAAGCTCCCCCTGCACGGAGCAGCGAGGCGACCCAGAGCAGCGCAGCCGAGACGGTGGTGGTCTCCAGGTCGGATCCCAGAGACGAGAAACTAGCCCAGTACCTGGCCGAGGTGGAGAAGCAGGACAAGTATCTTCGACAGAGGAATAAGTACCGATTCCACATCATTCCCGACGGGAACTGCCTCTACCGAGCTGTCAGCAAGACGGTGTACGGGGACCAGAGCCTGCACCGGGAGCTGAGGGAGCAGACGGTGCACTACATTGCCGATCATCTCGAGCACTTTAGCCCTCTGATTGAGGGCGACGTCGGGGAGTTTATCATTGCTGCTGCTCAGGACGGGGCGTGGGCCGGGTACCCCGAATTGCTGGCTATGGGGCAAATGCTGAATGTGAATATTCACTTAACTACTGGAGGGAGGTTGGAGAGTCCCACAGTGTCTACCATGATTCACTATTTGGGCCCAGAGGATTCCCTCAGGCCTAGCATTTGGCTCAGTTGGCTCAGCAATGGACACTATGATGCAGTTTTTGATCACTCCTATCCTAACCCAGAGTATGACAATTGGTGCAAACAAACTCAAGTGCAAAGAAAACGCGATGAAGAACTTGCCAAATCCATGGCCATATCCCTATCCAAGATGTATATTGAACAAAATGCATGCTCTTGA